From the Quercus lobata isolate SW786 chromosome 6, ValleyOak3.0 Primary Assembly, whole genome shotgun sequence genome, one window contains:
- the LOC115950514 gene encoding vicilin-like seed storage protein At2g18540 — MSNKASFLSLFFLSLSLFLHVNKAFKEDASGLEPVVRKDERRQLVVTEYGEVSAIEIGDGARGQYHLQFITLDPYSLFLPVLLHADMVFYVHTGSGRLTWTDTLDEMRRVDLRRGDIYRLKSGSIFYVHSSLQPERQKLKIYAIFTNTDDDLYEPTTGAYSTIGNLLRGFNKEVLKAAFKVSEDLIREITKETQPPGIVHAEPTKETELDALLLQVFRRGRGGMLLSDNKKKPYNIFNEKPDFENSNGWSLTVTKKKLHLLKGSNIGLFMVNLTEGSMMGPHWNPLAPEISVVLRGEGMVRLVCSSNAKKSECNNMRFRVEEGDVFAVPRFHPMAQISFNNESFVFMGFSTTARKNNPQFLAGKSSVFQTLDKRVLALSLNVTNSTVIDQLMNQQPESVIIECCNCAKEEQRLMEEEEAKKIEEEIEREEEEARKREEEEAKKEEEEEKEREKEARKKEEEEGGKREEEEARKREEDAKWEQEEARREEEEGRRREEEREEKAREEPMREKREREHKEEETWRREHTGEREEEAKREQEEARRKEEGRKGQEEPERETTRKEREEVEEKKRRQEAAEWEEEEARREEEERREAWGKGEEQAMMI, encoded by the exons ATGTCTAACAAAGCTTCAtttctctcactcttttttctttctctttctctatttttgcatGTGAATAAGGCTTTTAAGGAGGATGCCTCAGGTTTGGAGCCTGTAGTGAGGAAAGATGAAAGGAGACAACTTGTTGTGACAGAATACGGAGAGGTCTCAGCCATTGAGATCGGTGATGGAGCACGAGGGCAATACCACCTCCAGTTCATCACGTTGGATCCATACTCGCTATTTCTTCCTGTACTCCTCCATGCAGACATGGTCTTTTATGTCCACACAG gaagtGGGAGGTTGACTTGGACTGATACTCTTGATGAAATGAGGAGAGTGGATTTACGTCGAGGAGATATCTACAGGCTCAAGTCAGGCTCTATCTTCTATGTGCATAGCAGCTTACAACCGGAGCGACAGAAGCTTAAGATATATGCAATCTTCACCAATACAGATGATGACTTATAT GAGCCAACAACTGGGGCATACTCAACTATTGGCAACTTGTTGCGAGGCTTTAATAAGGAAGTCCTCAAAGCAGCTTTCAAG GTCTCGGAGGATTTGATAAGAGAAATAACAAAAGAAACTCAGCCACCAGGCATAGTGCATGCAGAGCCAACAAAGGAAACAGAATTAGACGCTCTCCTCCTCCAAGTCTTCCGAAGAGGAAGAGGTGGCATGTTACTCAGCGACAATAAGAAGAAAccctataatatttttaatgaaaagccAGATTTTGAGAATAGTAACGGGTGGAGCCTAACAGTAACCAAGAAAAAATTGCATTTGTTGAAGGGTTCCAATATTGGACTTTTCATGGTGAATCTAACAGAG GGCTCAATGATGGGGCCACATTGGAATCCATTGGCACCTGAGATATCAGTAGTGTTACGAGGGGAAGGGATGGTTCGGCTGGTTTGTTCTAGCAATGCAAAGAAATCAGAATGCAACAATATGAGGTTCAGGGTGGAGGAAGGAGATGTTTTTGCTGTGCCTAGGTTCCATCCCATGGCCCAGATATCTTTCAACAATGAGTCATTTGTTTTCATGGGATTTAGCACAACAGCAAGGAAAAATAATCCTCAATTTCTGGCAGGAAAGAGTTCAGTTTTTCAAACTTTGGACAAGCGCGTGTTGGCCTTGTCCTTAAATGTCACTAACAGTACTGTGATTGATCAGCTTATGAATCAACAGCCTGAGTCAGTCATAATAGAGTGTTGCAATTGTGCTAAGGAAGAGCAGAGGCTAATGGAGGAAGAGGAAGCTAAGAAGATAGAGGAAGAGAtagaaagagaggaagaagaagctagaaagagagaggaagaggaagcaaaaaaggaggaggaagaagagaaagagagagaaaaggaagctagaaagaaagaggaggaggagggtgggaagagagaagaggaggaagctagaaagagagaggaagatgCAAAGTGGGAACAAGAAGAAGCCAggagggaagaagaagaggggaGGAGAAGGGAAGAGGAAAGGGAAGAGAAAGCAAGAGAAGAACCAATGagggaaaaaagggaaagagagcaCAAAGAGGAAGAGACTTGGAGACGAGAACATactggagagagagaagaggaagcAAAAAGAGAACAAGAAGAAGCTAGGAGGAAAGAAGAAGGGAGAAAAGGACAAGAAGAACCAGAAAGAGAGACCACGAGAAAAGAGAGGGAAGAAGTAGAGGAAAAGAAACGGAGACAAGAAGCAGCAGAATGGGAGGAAGAAGAAGCaaggagagaagaagaagaaaggagagaGGCATGGGGAAAGGGAGAAGAACAAgcaatgatgatttga